The Streptomyces sp. NBC_01268 genome window below encodes:
- a CDS encoding DUF6191 domain-containing protein, translated as MEFVVFVTLPGLVILLTALAFGDQVLRATGRGRRSGQISSTGFEQLHATFSQGKQNELKERQSSLVMRDDEEDGAPPHHSTVDLTGGRAVIRMPSTAPLTPSSRPVPPTAPSSP; from the coding sequence ATGGAGTTCGTCGTGTTCGTGACCCTGCCGGGGCTCGTCATCCTGCTGACCGCGCTCGCGTTCGGCGACCAGGTCCTGCGTGCCACCGGGCGCGGGCGGCGGTCGGGCCAGATCTCCTCCACCGGCTTCGAGCAGCTGCACGCCACCTTCTCGCAGGGCAAGCAGAACGAGCTCAAGGAGCGGCAGAGCTCCCTCGTGATGCGTGACGACGAGGAGGACGGCGCCCCGCCGCACCACTCCACGGTGGATCTGACGGGCGGGCGCGCCGTCATCAGGATGCCGTCCACGGCGCCGCTCACGCCGTCTTCGAGGCCCGTGCCGCCTACGGCGCCTTCGTCGCCTTGA
- a CDS encoding class I SAM-dependent methyltransferase, producing the protein MYAPTPDDWYAANRALWDERVPIHAASDYYGLDDFRAGKDALRDFERAEVGDVTGRSLLHLQCHIGLDTLSWARHGAARVVGLDFSEPAVESARSLAADLGLTPDRAAFVAADVHDAAEAVPDSSYDIVYTGVGALCWLPDLDRWAETAASLVAPGGFLYVAEFHPMADSFDDETGTRLINDYFVREPWVDTSSGTYADRDAATVHNRSVEWVHPVGEVVTALAKAGLRIEFLHEHDVTLVPRFGTLAQHEDGYYRFAADRPRIPLMYSIKATKAP; encoded by the coding sequence ATGTACGCACCGACCCCCGACGACTGGTACGCCGCCAACCGAGCCCTCTGGGACGAACGCGTCCCGATCCACGCCGCCAGCGACTACTACGGCCTCGACGACTTCCGCGCCGGCAAGGACGCCCTGCGCGACTTCGAACGCGCGGAGGTCGGCGACGTCACGGGGCGCTCCCTGCTGCACCTCCAGTGCCACATCGGCCTGGACACCCTGTCCTGGGCCCGCCACGGCGCCGCGCGCGTCGTCGGCCTGGACTTCTCCGAGCCGGCCGTGGAGAGCGCCCGCTCCCTCGCCGCCGACCTCGGCCTCACCCCGGACCGGGCGGCGTTCGTCGCGGCCGACGTCCACGACGCCGCCGAGGCGGTGCCGGACTCCTCGTACGACATCGTCTACACCGGCGTCGGCGCGCTGTGCTGGCTGCCCGACCTCGACCGCTGGGCCGAGACGGCCGCCTCGCTGGTCGCGCCCGGCGGATTCCTGTACGTCGCCGAGTTCCACCCCATGGCGGACTCCTTCGACGACGAGACCGGGACCCGCCTCATCAACGACTACTTCGTGCGCGAGCCCTGGGTGGACACCTCGTCCGGCACGTACGCGGACCGCGACGCCGCGACCGTCCACAACCGCAGCGTGGAGTGGGTCCACCCGGTCGGCGAGGTCGTCACGGCCCTGGCGAAGGCGGGGCTGCGCATCGAGTTCCTGCACGAGCACGACGTGACCCTCGTCCCGCGCTTCGGGACCCTCGCTCAGCACGAGGACGGCTACTACCGCTTCGCGGCCGACCGGCCCCGGATCCCGCTGATGTACTCGATCAAGGCGACGAAGGCGCCGTAG
- a CDS encoding S9 family peptidase, with protein MTERKATESTTTESTEAGGTTAAGRTGAAGAADVPRWQQRFRAPRVSLPEWAEEAPDRSLFVSNATGTYELYAWDRATGGQRQVTDRPNGTTDGTLSPDGQWIWWFADTDGDEFGVWMRQPFHEGDGADGGADEPAVPGLEASYPAGLAIGRDGTVVVGRSTDEDGSTVHLLRPGAAGPVEIYRHRESAGVGDLSHDGSLIAIEHTEHGDSMHSSVRILRAADASVLAELDDTKGGTEELGLGVLGFAPVDGDTRLLVGHQRRGRWEPMLWDVATGTETDLRLDLPGDVSAEWYPDGSGLLVVHSFEARSELWRYEIGTGALVRVETPAGSVSSATARPDGSVEYLWSSAAQPPVVRSTDGSVVLDPPGPKAPPSVPVADVWVDGPGGRVHALVQRPAEGEGPFPTVFEVHGGPTWHDSDAFASGPAAWLDHGYAVVRVNYRGSTGYGREWTDALKHRVGLIELEDIGAVRAWAVASGLADPERLVLSGGSWGGYLTLLGLGTQPEAWAVGLAAVPVADYVAAYEDEMEALKALDRTLLGGSPEEVPERFAASSPITYVDAVKAPVHITAGVNDPRCPIRQIDNYVDRLAARGAVHDVYRYDAGHGSLVVEERIKQVGLDLAFAAKHLGTRPQEG; from the coding sequence ATGACTGAGCGCAAGGCGACTGAGAGCACGACGACCGAGAGCACGGAGGCCGGGGGCACGACGGCCGCGGGCAGGACCGGGGCCGCCGGGGCCGCGGACGTGCCGCGGTGGCAGCAGCGGTTCCGCGCGCCGCGGGTCTCGCTGCCCGAGTGGGCCGAGGAGGCCCCGGACCGCTCGCTGTTCGTGTCCAACGCGACGGGGACGTACGAGCTGTACGCGTGGGACCGGGCGACCGGCGGACAGCGGCAGGTCACCGACCGGCCGAACGGGACGACGGACGGCACGCTCTCGCCCGACGGGCAGTGGATCTGGTGGTTCGCGGACACCGACGGCGACGAGTTCGGGGTGTGGATGCGCCAGCCCTTCCACGAGGGCGACGGCGCGGACGGCGGCGCGGACGAGCCGGCCGTGCCGGGTCTGGAGGCCTCCTATCCGGCGGGGCTCGCGATCGGCCGCGACGGCACCGTCGTGGTGGGCCGGTCCACGGACGAGGACGGCTCGACCGTGCACCTGCTGCGGCCGGGCGCGGCCGGGCCGGTGGAGATCTACCGGCACCGCGAGTCGGCCGGCGTCGGCGACCTGTCGCACGACGGGAGCCTGATCGCGATCGAGCACACCGAGCACGGCGACTCGATGCACTCCTCGGTCCGGATCCTGCGCGCGGCCGACGCCTCGGTGCTGGCCGAGCTCGACGACACCAAGGGCGGCACGGAGGAGCTGGGGCTCGGCGTCCTCGGCTTCGCGCCGGTGGACGGCGACACCCGGCTGCTCGTCGGGCACCAGCGGCGGGGCCGCTGGGAGCCGATGCTGTGGGACGTGGCGACGGGCACCGAGACCGACCTGCGCCTCGACCTGCCGGGCGACGTGTCGGCGGAGTGGTACCCGGACGGCTCGGGGCTCCTCGTCGTGCACAGCTTCGAGGCCCGCAGCGAGCTCTGGCGGTACGAGATCGGCACCGGGGCCCTGGTCCGGGTGGAGACGCCGGCCGGCTCCGTGTCGAGCGCGACGGCCCGCCCGGACGGCTCGGTGGAGTACCTGTGGTCCTCGGCCGCCCAGCCGCCGGTGGTGCGTTCCACGGACGGCTCGGTCGTCCTCGACCCGCCCGGCCCGAAGGCGCCGCCGTCGGTGCCCGTGGCGGACGTGTGGGTGGACGGCCCCGGCGGGCGGGTGCACGCGCTCGTGCAGCGCCCGGCGGAGGGCGAGGGCCCGTTCCCGACGGTGTTCGAGGTGCACGGCGGTCCGACCTGGCACGACAGCGACGCCTTCGCGTCCGGCCCGGCGGCCTGGCTCGACCACGGCTACGCGGTGGTGCGGGTCAACTACCGCGGCTCCACCGGTTACGGCCGGGAGTGGACGGACGCGCTGAAGCACCGGGTCGGCCTGATCGAGCTGGAGGACATCGGCGCGGTCCGCGCGTGGGCGGTGGCGAGCGGCCTCGCCGACCCGGAGCGGCTCGTCCTGTCGGGCGGCTCCTGGGGCGGCTATCTCACCCTGCTCGGCCTCGGCACCCAGCCGGAGGCCTGGGCGGTGGGTCTCGCGGCCGTGCCCGTCGCCGACTACGTGGCGGCGTACGAGGACGAGATGGAGGCCCTGAAGGCCCTGGACCGCACCCTGCTCGGCGGCTCGCCGGAGGAGGTGCCGGAGCGGTTCGCCGCCTCCTCGCCGATCACCTACGTGGACGCGGTGAAGGCCCCGGTCCACATCACGGCCGGCGTCAACGACCCGCGCTGCCCGATCCGGCAGATCGACAACTACGTGGACCGGCTGGCCGCCCGGGGCGCGGTGCACGACGTGTACCGGTACGACGCGGGGCACGGCTCGCTGGTCGTGGAGGAACGGATCAAGCAGGTCGGCCTGGACCTGGCCTTCGCGGCGAAGCACCTGGGGACCCGGCCGCAGGAGGGCTGA